In Paenibacillus sonchi, a single genomic region encodes these proteins:
- a CDS encoding glycosyltransferase family 4 protein has product MRIAYFSPFNPLKSGISDYSEYLVEALSEKAIVDIWVSGFVPLGIKSKHEIYDYVNHPDFLENLTNYDAVIYNIGNNPYYHSHIYDVFLKYNGYVILHDLVLYYLITGYFLEMLNSPKLLVEEANYNGDTNDAKLMESILGGELPPLQFKSPDRLPLNKRVIEHAKGILVHSEYAKNEIVKVFSRANCWVIPQIGPSDNEELLASEATHLRGKYGIRDNDLIISSFGFVAESKRIQQVLHALSQIDTKNIKYLLVGEGDYVDKLIKKYKLESVVIQTGYTSIEEFDNLIKLSDIVVNLRYPYMGETSASMIRALLFGKPTIVTDIGWFSELPDDAIIKICYKDEEAEILKLKQHLKLLIENGGIRKTYSLKATQYAKDYLNRSEITNSILNGILQTEDIDVDSLFKLNYCDNVSQKLIEIGLVNTDQLQIKRVAINLFDIL; this is encoded by the coding sequence ATGAGAATAGCCTATTTCAGTCCTTTTAATCCTTTGAAGAGTGGGATCTCGGATTATTCTGAGTACTTGGTAGAAGCACTATCTGAGAAGGCAATTGTCGATATATGGGTCTCGGGTTTTGTACCGCTTGGTATTAAATCTAAACATGAAATATATGATTATGTAAATCATCCTGATTTTTTGGAAAATTTAACCAATTATGATGCTGTGATTTACAATATAGGTAATAATCCATATTATCATTCCCATATATATGATGTTTTTTTGAAATATAATGGATACGTAATCTTACACGATTTGGTTCTATATTATTTAATAACTGGGTATTTTTTAGAGATGTTGAACAGTCCGAAACTGCTGGTCGAAGAGGCGAATTATAACGGTGATACTAATGATGCTAAGCTTATGGAGTCTATATTAGGTGGGGAGTTGCCTCCTTTACAGTTTAAATCACCCGATAGATTACCGTTGAATAAGAGAGTGATAGAGCATGCTAAAGGTATTTTAGTTCATTCAGAATACGCCAAGAACGAGATTGTTAAAGTTTTTAGTCGAGCTAATTGTTGGGTTATTCCACAAATTGGACCTTCAGATAATGAAGAACTCTTAGCTAGCGAAGCAACTCATCTTAGGGGGAAATATGGAATTAGAGATAATGACTTAATTATTTCCTCATTTGGTTTTGTTGCTGAATCCAAAAGGATTCAACAAGTACTTCATGCACTTTCTCAAATCGATACTAAAAATATTAAATATTTGTTAGTCGGAGAAGGGGACTACGTTGATAAACTTATTAAAAAATACAAACTTGAGTCAGTTGTTATACAAACAGGATATACTTCGATTGAAGAATTTGATAATTTGATAAAGTTATCAGATATCGTTGTTAATTTAAGATATCCCTATATGGGAGAAACATCCGCGAGTATGATTCGTGCTTTACTGTTTGGAAAGCCGACAATAGTAACAGATATTGGTTGGTTTTCTGAATTACCAGATGACGCAATTATTAAGATTTGTTACAAGGATGAGGAGGCCGAAATACTAAAGCTAAAACAACATCTAAAGCTATTAATTGAAAATGGAGGAATTCGAAAAACCTATTCGTTGAAAGCCACACAATACGCAAAGGACTATTTAAACCGAAGTGAGATTACCAATAGTATTTTAAATGGGATTCTGCAAACTGAAGATATTGACGTTGATAGTCTATTTAAGCTCAATTACTGTGATAATGTGTCACAAAAACTTATTGAAATTGGACTAGTTAATACAGATCAATTACAAATAAAACGTGTTGCTATTAATCTGTTTGATATCCTTTAG
- a CDS encoding EamA family transporter: MRNIKLSTFKTNKIGILLMLASAIFTSVGQATWKVSNGENFLYLFIGLISYFIGAVLMIIAFKHGSLSILHPLLSTGYIFSIFIGFFWLNEMIDFKTIVGILFVSAGAIIIGAEND; encoded by the coding sequence GTGAGAAATATTAAACTATCAACATTTAAAACGAATAAAATTGGGATTTTACTGATGCTGGCCTCTGCTATTTTCACATCTGTTGGACAAGCAACTTGGAAAGTTTCTAATGGTGAAAATTTTCTTTATTTGTTTATTGGACTAATAAGTTACTTTATTGGTGCTGTCTTGATGATAATAGCATTTAAACATGGTAGCCTTTCAATACTGCATCCATTGCTAAGTACTGGCTATATTTTCTCAATATTTATAGGATTTTTCTGGTTAAATGAAATGATTGATTTTAAAACTATAGTTGGTATTCTTTTTGTTTCAGCAGGAGCAATAATAATAGGTGCGGAAAATGATTAA
- a CDS encoding decaprenyl-phosphate phosphoribosyltransferase — protein MLNTNVVQRNNILLIFLEQMRWKQWTKNFLVFAALIFSINKIDGSIVINSFLGFICFCLVSSCVYILNDYLDLESDKLHPRKKFRPMASGQLNPRLTIIIAFIILVICGTLAFYLDFLFGIVILGYFILNVAYSLKLKHMVILDVMTIATGFVLRAIGGALVIKVYLTPWFLICIMLLALFLAVNKRRHELLLLDSDSSHHRKVLQSYSLPLIDQMNNIVTSATIVSYALFTFTAGRTVHLMWTIPLVIYGIFRYLYLIYVKNEGGAPDKLLFTDKPILITVVLYAILTIVVLSVFE, from the coding sequence ATGTTAAACACAAATGTAGTACAACGAAATAATATATTACTGATTTTTTTAGAACAAATGAGATGGAAACAATGGACTAAAAATTTCCTGGTGTTCGCAGCACTGATTTTTAGTATCAATAAAATTGATGGCTCAATTGTTATTAATTCCTTTCTAGGCTTTATATGTTTTTGTCTTGTGTCCAGTTGTGTTTATATACTTAATGATTATTTAGATCTTGAATCAGATAAACTACATCCACGAAAAAAATTCCGTCCAATGGCATCAGGTCAGTTAAATCCTCGACTAACTATAATTATTGCTTTTATAATTTTGGTTATTTGTGGAACATTGGCTTTCTACCTCGATTTTCTTTTTGGAATTGTTATTTTGGGATACTTTATCTTAAATGTAGCCTATTCTTTGAAATTAAAGCATATGGTTATTTTAGATGTAATGACAATAGCGACAGGTTTTGTTCTGAGAGCAATTGGTGGGGCCTTGGTAATAAAGGTTTATCTTACGCCTTGGTTTTTAATTTGTATAATGCTGCTCGCCTTATTTTTGGCTGTGAATAAGAGAAGGCATGAACTTTTGTTATTAGATAGTGATAGTTCACATCACCGAAAAGTACTCCAAAGTTATTCCTTGCCTTTAATTGATCAAATGAATAATATAGTTACCTCTGCCACAATAGTTAGTTATGCACTATTTACATTTACAGCAGGAAGAACTGTTCATCTAATGTGGACAATCCCTTTGGTTATATATGGTATATTTAGATATTTGTATCTTATATACGTGAAAAATGAAGGCGGGGCACCTGATAAACTTCTATTTACTGATAAACCCATATTAATAACTGTTGTGTTGTATGCCATTCTAACAATTGTTGTGTTAAGTGTATTTGAGTGA
- the rfbC gene encoding dTDP-4-dehydrorhamnose 3,5-epimerase encodes MNVTPLKLQGASLLEPVVHGDNRGFFMESYNEDIMHKLGVNYQFIQDNQSLSAEVGVLRGLHYQLNPKAQTKLIRVLSGVIYDVIVDIRRSSPTFGQWVGVILSEHNKRQLLVPKGFAHGFCTLVPNTQVLYKVDEYYSPENDRGILWSDPALGIDWPTSAPVLSDKDQRHPLLKDAELNFG; translated from the coding sequence ATGAATGTCACTCCTTTAAAACTCCAAGGCGCAAGCCTTCTCGAACCGGTGGTCCATGGCGACAACCGGGGTTTTTTTATGGAAAGCTACAATGAAGACATCATGCACAAGCTTGGTGTGAACTATCAGTTTATCCAAGACAATCAATCCCTGTCGGCAGAGGTTGGCGTACTGCGTGGTCTTCACTACCAATTGAATCCTAAAGCACAAACGAAGTTAATTCGTGTGTTGTCTGGAGTAATTTACGATGTGATTGTGGATATCCGCCGCAGCTCCCCTACATTTGGACAGTGGGTTGGTGTTATTCTCAGTGAACATAATAAACGCCAACTGCTTGTGCCAAAGGGTTTTGCCCATGGCTTCTGCACGCTTGTGCCGAACACCCAAGTGTTATACAAAGTGGACGAATATTATTCCCCTGAGAATGACCGCGGCATATTATGGAGTGATCCGGCGCTTGGCATTGATTGGCCGACGTCTGCTCCGGTGTTGTCGGATAAAGACCAGCGTCATCCGCTGTTGAAGGATGCTGAACTAAACTTTGGGTAA
- the rfbB gene encoding dTDP-glucose 4,6-dehydratase yields MKLLVTGGAGFIGSNFVIYMLQQHPEYKIINVDALTYAGNLENLKSIENHPNYTFAKADITDVQAMDALFSQGVDVVVNFAAESHVDRSILEPDVFVKTNVLGTQVLLDAAKKYNVTKFVQVSTDEVYGTLGATGLFTEETPLTPNSPYSASKAGGDLLVRAYHETFGLPVNITRCSNNYGPYQFPEKLIPLMISRALADQALPVYGDGMNIRDWLYVEDHCSAIDLVIHEGVNGEVYNIGGNNERTNVHIVKTVLQELGKPDSLITYVQDRPGHDRRYGIDPTKITRELGWKPKHTFETGIKETIQWYLDNQEWWTRIQSGEYQKYAELQYGSRLGDSL; encoded by the coding sequence ATGAAACTGCTCGTTACCGGCGGGGCCGGATTTATCGGCAGCAATTTTGTAATTTACATGCTGCAGCAACATCCGGAGTACAAAATCATCAATGTAGATGCACTTACTTACGCAGGCAATCTGGAAAATTTGAAGTCGATTGAGAATCATCCGAATTATACGTTTGCCAAGGCTGATATCACGGATGTACAGGCGATGGATGCGCTGTTCAGCCAGGGCGTTGATGTTGTGGTCAATTTTGCGGCGGAGTCGCATGTGGACCGGAGTATTTTGGAGCCCGATGTGTTTGTGAAGACGAATGTGCTGGGGACGCAAGTGCTTTTGGATGCGGCCAAAAAATATAACGTGACCAAGTTTGTTCAGGTCTCCACAGATGAGGTGTATGGAACGCTTGGCGCGACTGGCCTGTTTACGGAAGAAACGCCGCTTACTCCGAACAGTCCGTATTCCGCCAGCAAGGCGGGCGGGGATTTGCTGGTGCGTGCTTATCATGAGACCTTTGGTCTGCCGGTGAATATCACCCGCTGCTCCAATAACTACGGTCCCTACCAGTTCCCTGAGAAGCTGATTCCGCTGATGATCTCGCGGGCGTTGGCGGATCAGGCGCTGCCGGTGTATGGCGATGGAATGAACATCCGTGACTGGCTGTATGTTGAGGATCACTGCAGTGCGATTGATCTGGTTATTCATGAAGGTGTGAACGGCGAGGTGTACAACATTGGCGGGAACAACGAGCGCACGAATGTTCATATTGTAAAGACGGTGCTGCAGGAACTGGGCAAACCGGACTCGCTGATCACCTATGTTCAGGACCGTCCCGGGCATGACCGCCGCTATGGCATTGATCCAACCAAAATCACGAGAGAGCTGGGCTGGAAGCCTAAGCATACTTTTGAAACGGGGATTAAGGAAACGATCCAGTGGTATCTGGATAACCAGGAATGGTGGACCCGCATACAATCTGGTGAGTACCAGAAATATGCTGAGCTCCAGTACGGCAGCCGTCTGGGGGATTCGCTGTAA
- a CDS encoding divergent PAP2 family protein: MLFLVPFIGWLCSGIIKYCVNTIRHGANAKHMVGNGGFPSTHTTVAVSTTAAIGFSSGVNTEMFALGVAFSFIVILDATGIRRALGDHARNLNEINTSTGSQLNRKHRESQGHTRLEVLGGIFVGIVVGWIASVLLNNI, from the coding sequence ATGTTATTTCTAGTTCCATTTATAGGGTGGTTATGCTCTGGTATAATAAAATATTGCGTTAATACGATTAGACATGGAGCAAATGCAAAGCATATGGTTGGGAATGGGGGCTTTCCCAGTACACACACAACTGTAGCCGTTTCTACAACAGCTGCTATTGGATTTAGTAGTGGTGTGAATACAGAAATGTTCGCTCTGGGAGTAGCCTTTTCTTTTATTGTTATATTAGATGCTACTGGAATACGTAGGGCACTTGGCGATCATGCTAGAAATCTCAACGAAATTAATACTTCAACTGGATCTCAATTGAATAGGAAACACAGAGAATCTCAAGGACATACAAGGTTAGAAGTCTTAGGTGGGATTTTTGTTGGGATTGTGGTTGGATGGATTGCATCTGTATTACTAAATAATATTTAG
- a CDS encoding EamA family transporter has product MINILLVLSMTLIGSFGGYFFKLSTTQSIGLHKTFIVNLLIGGFLYLIGAYLNVLLLKRVPYTIGYPLTSITYIWTMILSKWLLKENITSKKIIGVCLIIFGALILAN; this is encoded by the coding sequence ATGATTAACATACTTTTGGTGCTGTCGATGACATTAATCGGATCTTTTGGAGGATATTTTTTTAAATTGTCAACAACCCAATCTATAGGGCTGCATAAAACTTTTATAGTTAATCTATTAATTGGCGGTTTCTTATATTTGATTGGTGCATATTTAAATGTACTTTTGTTAAAAAGAGTGCCTTATACAATTGGTTATCCGTTGACTTCGATAACATATATCTGGACTATGATTCTATCTAAGTGGCTTCTTAAAGAAAATATAACATCCAAAAAAATTATTGGTGTCTGTTTAATAATCTTTGGAGCCTTAATACTCGCTAATTAG
- a CDS encoding glycosyltransferase family 2 protein, whose translation MDCLRSVYDSETNFVYEIILIDNNSRDDSVERISREFPGVMLIANSENVGYARANNQGMEVASGRYVLLLNSDTVVRKDTLQTMISFMDSRPDIGASGCKVILPDGSLDKACKRGFPTPSASFYYAFGFSKLFPDRPRFNGYQLGYLDPDQDYPVDCLVGAFMLLRRETIEQVGGLDEDFFMYGEDLDWCFRIKEAGWGIYYYPQTSIIHLKGGSARRRPFKIVYEFHRAMILFHRKHYSKRYNSMINGAVYTGVGVKFVLSLVRNALIRPRTAPSPAQTLTGTAEAGSRTESNAEVRL comes from the coding sequence ATGGATTGTCTGAGGTCGGTGTATGATTCGGAAACTAATTTTGTCTATGAAATTATTCTGATAGATAATAACTCGCGGGATGACTCGGTTGAGCGGATCAGCCGGGAATTTCCCGGTGTGATGCTGATTGCGAACTCTGAGAATGTCGGGTATGCCCGTGCCAATAATCAGGGGATGGAGGTTGCTTCAGGCCGGTATGTGCTGCTGCTGAATTCGGATACGGTCGTGCGGAAGGACACGCTGCAGACGATGATCTCCTTTATGGACAGCCGGCCGGACATTGGAGCTTCGGGCTGTAAGGTGATTTTGCCGGATGGTTCGCTGGATAAGGCCTGCAAGCGGGGATTCCCTACGCCTTCTGCTTCTTTCTATTATGCTTTCGGTTTCAGCAAGCTGTTCCCGGACCGGCCGAGATTCAACGGCTATCAGTTAGGTTACCTTGATCCTGATCAGGATTATCCTGTAGATTGTCTGGTCGGAGCGTTTATGCTGCTGCGGCGGGAGACGATTGAGCAGGTGGGCGGATTGGATGAGGACTTTTTTATGTACGGTGAGGATTTGGACTGGTGCTTCCGGATTAAGGAGGCCGGCTGGGGAATCTATTATTATCCGCAGACGTCCATCATACATTTGAAGGGCGGCAGTGCGCGGCGCAGGCCGTTCAAGATCGTCTATGAGTTTCATCGGGCGATGATTTTATTTCACCGCAAGCATTATAGCAAGCGGTACAACAGTATGATAAATGGAGCGGTCTATACCGGAGTGGGCGTGAAGTTCGTGCTCTCACTGGTGCGCAATGCTCTCATCCGTCCCCGGACCGCACCGTCCCCGGCGCAGACGCTTACAGGTACCGCAGAAGCGGGTTCAAGAACGGAATCGAATGCTGAGGTGAGATTATGA
- a CDS encoding glycosyltransferase family 2 protein, which yields MNNKFNSNISNKINNKTVSVHIVTYNSADDITDCLTAVCAQDYPVQQIVVADNASADGCAGRVRAFSDTLAAQAHSAQQLEGGAEDGLKSKVHVPSLILLENPINTGFAPAHNQAIAATDTDYVLVLNPDLTLEPDYISRLIARMEANPRIGSATGKLLLKADHSLVDSTGLRMNRARRAFDRGAGEPAAQWPESGIVFGVSGAAAMYSRRMIEDISVNGEFFDADFFAYKEDVDVAWRAELFGWLAYYDAEAVGYHERGWKTSGRDSKPMFIRRISYINRYKMIYKNEPARTLFSTFLSSLPYEAAAHGYMLLKEPKLIKAWGSFWAQRRNLKKKRKYIQAKVKSLRTGRTSQGNKAV from the coding sequence ATGAACAACAAATTCAATAGCAACATCAGTAATAAAATCAACAACAAAACAGTAAGCGTACACATTGTTACTTATAACAGCGCAGATGACATTACGGATTGTCTGACCGCAGTGTGTGCCCAGGACTATCCCGTCCAGCAGATCGTTGTGGCAGACAATGCCTCGGCAGACGGCTGCGCGGGCAGGGTAAGAGCGTTCAGCGATACACTCGCCGCGCAAGCCCATTCAGCACAGCAACTGGAAGGCGGGGCGGAGGATGGCTTGAAGTCGAAGGTACATGTTCCTTCACTGATTCTTTTGGAAAACCCCATCAACACCGGCTTCGCCCCCGCTCACAATCAGGCTATTGCGGCTACGGATACAGATTATGTGCTGGTCCTTAACCCGGATCTGACGCTGGAACCTGATTATATCTCCCGCCTGATTGCGAGGATGGAAGCCAACCCCCGGATTGGCAGTGCCACAGGTAAGCTTTTGTTAAAAGCGGACCACTCCCTCGTAGACAGTACAGGACTGCGGATGAACCGGGCGCGGCGTGCCTTTGACCGTGGAGCCGGAGAGCCTGCTGCGCAGTGGCCGGAATCAGGAATTGTATTCGGGGTGTCAGGTGCAGCTGCGATGTATTCCCGCCGGATGATTGAGGATATCAGCGTGAATGGCGAGTTTTTTGATGCGGATTTTTTTGCATATAAGGAAGATGTGGATGTGGCCTGGCGGGCAGAGCTATTCGGCTGGCTGGCCTACTACGATGCAGAGGCGGTCGGCTACCATGAGCGGGGCTGGAAAACGTCGGGCCGCGACAGCAAGCCGATGTTCATCCGTAGAATTTCCTATATTAACCGTTATAAAATGATCTATAAAAACGAGCCTGCACGCACGTTGTTTTCGACTTTTCTCTCTTCTCTGCCCTACGAGGCCGCAGCGCACGGATATATGCTTTTAAAAGAACCCAAGTTAATTAAAGCCTGGGGCTCATTTTGGGCACAGAGACGGAATCTAAAGAAAAAACGGAAGTATATTCAGGCGAAGGTTAAGAGCCTCAGAACAGGTAGAACCAGCCAAGGTAACAAGGCAGTGTAA
- a CDS encoding sugar phosphate nucleotidyltransferase, whose product MKGIILAGGTGSRLYPLTKVTNKHLLPVGKYPMIFHAIYKLKQAGIEDILVVTGKEHMGDVVNLLGSGSTMNVSFTYKVQDAAGGIAQALGLAEQFVGSDQSVVILGDNVFDEDITQYVKNFESQVEGAKILIQKVSDPQRFGVPELQDDKIISIEEKPQNPKSSFAVTGIYMFDSSVFEIIKTLTPSHRGELEITDVNNAYIKRSQLTYDVLNGWWTDAGTHASLARANELAKDIIFNEMFGKLKQ is encoded by the coding sequence GTGAAAGGCATAATCCTAGCCGGAGGCACAGGCTCCCGTCTGTATCCTCTGACCAAAGTAACCAATAAGCACCTGTTGCCCGTTGGCAAGTATCCGATGATTTTTCACGCTATCTATAAGCTCAAACAGGCTGGAATAGAAGATATTCTGGTTGTTACCGGGAAAGAGCACATGGGCGATGTGGTGAACTTGCTGGGAAGTGGAAGCACGATGAATGTTTCGTTTACGTATAAAGTTCAAGATGCAGCTGGTGGCATTGCCCAGGCCTTGGGACTGGCAGAACAGTTTGTGGGTTCTGATCAAAGCGTAGTGATCCTTGGCGATAATGTATTTGATGAGGACATCACACAATATGTGAAAAATTTTGAATCGCAGGTTGAGGGTGCTAAGATTTTGATCCAGAAAGTCTCTGACCCGCAGCGTTTTGGTGTGCCTGAACTGCAGGATGATAAGATTATTTCCATCGAGGAGAAACCTCAAAATCCTAAGAGCAGTTTTGCGGTAACCGGCATATATATGTTTGATAGCAGTGTCTTTGAAATCATTAAGACTCTCACTCCGTCTCATCGTGGCGAACTTGAAATAACAGATGTGAATAACGCGTATATTAAAAGGAGTCAATTGACGTATGATGTTCTAAACGGCTGGTGGACAGATGCTGGTACACATGCTTCGCTAGCTAGAGCTAACGAATTGGCTAAGGATATCATATTTAATGAAATGTTTGGGAAATTGAAACAGTAG
- a CDS encoding undecaprenyl-phosphate glucose phosphotransferase: protein MIRRNQRFLTQLYMVADFLVIQLSFLAAWWLKFRSGLLESYNTLPIESYAYWSFVYGAISVLIGIVLSLYLPKRKKRFVDEFLKIFQVHIMAVFMLLGLMFFLKEIDVSRQYLAIYMGFNVLSIMLYRYVLKKMLKSLREKGLNRQFVLILGAGTLGKRFYNNLVQYPELGYETIGFLDDFHTWDDIEEQRYKPILGTVDELPGMLEMLPVDEVILALPLDAHSKYPAIIAACEKAGVRTLIIPDFFDYLPARPYFDNFAGMPMINVRDIPLDMTGNKLAKRAFDILFSLFAIIILSPVMLLVALGVRLTSPGPVIFKQERVGLNRRNFMMYKFRSMKMQQEGVEDTGWSTPVDPRRTKFGTFIRRTSLDELPQFFNVLFGQMSVVGPRPERPYFVEQFRGEIPKYMVKHHVRPGITGWAQSNGLRGDTSIEERIKHDIFYIENWSLLFDIRIIFKTIRNGFKNAY, encoded by the coding sequence ATGATTCGCCGTAACCAGAGGTTTTTAACACAGCTCTACATGGTTGCCGATTTTTTAGTGATACAACTATCCTTTCTGGCAGCTTGGTGGCTTAAATTCCGAAGCGGTCTACTGGAATCCTATAATACGCTGCCTATAGAGTCTTATGCTTATTGGAGCTTTGTCTACGGGGCGATCTCCGTATTAATTGGGATTGTACTGTCATTGTACCTGCCAAAGCGCAAGAAGCGTTTCGTCGATGAGTTCCTTAAGATTTTCCAGGTCCATATCATGGCTGTTTTTATGCTGCTTGGCTTAATGTTTTTCCTGAAGGAAATTGACGTATCCCGGCAATACCTTGCGATCTATATGGGTTTTAACGTCCTTTCTATTATGCTGTACCGCTATGTGCTGAAGAAAATGCTGAAATCGCTGCGCGAAAAAGGCCTTAACCGCCAGTTTGTCCTGATTCTAGGTGCCGGTACGTTGGGTAAAAGATTTTACAACAACCTGGTGCAGTACCCGGAGCTGGGATATGAAACCATTGGCTTTCTGGATGATTTTCATACATGGGATGACATTGAAGAACAGCGCTACAAGCCGATCCTGGGGACCGTGGATGAACTGCCGGGGATGCTGGAAATGCTGCCGGTGGACGAGGTGATCCTGGCCCTTCCGCTGGATGCCCATTCCAAGTATCCGGCGATTATCGCCGCCTGTGAGAAGGCCGGGGTGCGGACGCTGATTATTCCTGATTTCTTCGATTATTTGCCGGCCCGGCCTTACTTTGATAATTTTGCCGGCATGCCGATGATCAATGTCCGTGACATTCCGCTGGATATGACTGGCAACAAGCTGGCCAAGCGCGCTTTTGATATTCTTTTTTCACTGTTCGCCATTATCATTTTGTCGCCTGTGATGCTGCTTGTGGCGCTGGGTGTGCGTCTGACTTCCCCGGGTCCGGTCATTTTCAAGCAGGAGCGGGTGGGGCTGAACCGGCGCAATTTCATGATGTATAAGTTCCGCTCTATGAAGATGCAGCAGGAAGGGGTGGAAGATACGGGCTGGAGTACTCCGGTCGATCCTCGGCGGACCAAGTTCGGTACCTTTATCCGCAGGACCAGTCTGGATGAGCTGCCGCAATTTTTCAACGTGCTGTTTGGCCAGATGAGTGTAGTCGGCCCCCGCCCGGAACGTCCCTACTTTGTGGAGCAGTTCCGCGGTGAAATTCCGAAATATATGGTCAAGCATCATGTACGTCCGGGAATTACCGGCTGGGCACAGAGCAACGGGCTCCGTGGCGACACCTCTATTGAAGAGCGGATCAAGCATGATATTTTCTATATCGAGAACTGGTCGCTGCTGTTCGATATCCGGATTATTTTCAAAACCATCCGCAACGGATTCAAAAATGCTTACTGA
- the rfbD gene encoding dTDP-4-dehydrorhamnose reductase — MKVLVTGSAGQLGQDLVLLLQAQGHEVLGCDRQEMDITDLDQCVGIIGGFAPDAVIHCAAHTAVDVAETDIDAAYLINATGSRNVALAAEKAGAKLVYISTDYVFDGMGTQPYHEYDNTDPQSIYGKSKRAGEVLVQSLSSKFFIVRTSWVYGKYGNNFVKTMLKLGQEKPLLQVVDDQKGSPTYTVDLANFLLELIQTEKYGVYHASNTEFCTWYEFTQAIFAEAEDILGLKFTAKLEPCATEQFPRPAPRPRYSVLEHLSIRTNGFQDLRPWREGLRDFLLELK, encoded by the coding sequence ATGAAGGTGCTTGTTACCGGCTCAGCCGGGCAGTTGGGTCAGGATTTGGTGCTTTTGCTTCAAGCGCAGGGTCATGAGGTTCTGGGCTGCGACCGCCAGGAGATGGATATTACCGATCTGGATCAATGTGTGGGAATCATTGGTGGATTCGCACCGGATGCTGTCATTCACTGTGCCGCTCATACTGCGGTAGATGTTGCTGAGACAGACATAGATGCGGCGTATCTGATCAATGCCACCGGCAGCCGGAATGTGGCGCTTGCTGCTGAGAAGGCGGGGGCGAAGCTGGTGTACATCAGTACAGATTATGTTTTTGACGGCATGGGCACTCAGCCATACCATGAATATGATAATACCGATCCGCAGAGCATCTACGGCAAATCGAAGCGGGCTGGAGAAGTCTTGGTACAGTCTTTATCCTCCAAGTTCTTCATCGTTCGTACTTCCTGGGTGTATGGCAAATATGGCAATAACTTTGTAAAAACCATGCTGAAGCTGGGGCAGGAGAAGCCGCTGCTGCAGGTGGTGGACGACCAAAAGGGCTCACCGACATACACTGTTGATTTGGCCAACTTTCTGCTTGAGCTGATACAGACCGAGAAGTATGGCGTCTACCATGCCTCGAACACGGAGTTCTGCACCTGGTATGAATTCACGCAAGCGATCTTTGCTGAAGCTGAAGACATTCTGGGGTTAAAGTTTACAGCCAAGCTGGAGCCATGTGCAACGGAGCAGTTTCCTCGTCCGGCGCCACGGCCCCGTTACTCGGTGTTGGAACACTTGTCCATCCGGACGAACGGATTTCAGGACCTCCGGCCATGGCGTGAAGGACTGAGGGATTTTTTGCTTGAGCTAAAATAA